DNA sequence from the Mangifera indica cultivar Alphonso chromosome 18, CATAS_Mindica_2.1, whole genome shotgun sequence genome:
gagctacaaaatattcattgttattttagttcaaatacaaagttttcataaaatctaacaatatgcaataatcaatctcttcattagtagctcttcatgtatgtgatttaaggtaattttataataacattaaatttaacacttttcattcactttaattgattttatcaaatttataatttgttttttttttttgtaaaacctgatggattgactaactaagttttgaagttgaaatagaattaatttggtgcatttgcattttatgataatgagattctagggttttttttttaatatattagattaatagttcagaaattagtaaaaactgataattgataattcaaaaattagtaaaattaaagttttagttttaataaatcataatgtaaaaatttctagaacttaatagtttaaaaattattatattaatatattagatttagaaggtggggtggggtggggatgGGGcagggaggggaggggaggggaggggcggggcggggcgagAACATATgcgtccccgacccgtccccgattacggggattttttttgtCTCCATCCTCGCCCCTTTCTCCGTTATTATtagggaatcccctccccgatAGGGTCGAGGAGGGTCGGAGCCCCTAAAGTCgagtccaaattgtcatccctactttctatacttttcttttttttttcaattacttatAAGCCCCCAAACTTATCCTTGATTTCACTTTAGTCCTCTTATGAAACCGACTCAAATTCCATTTTTGCAACTtgataaattaacaatttctccctttttttttttaaacattttctcCTAACTTTCTTAAATTACACTCACCAAAGACTTGCACAACTCTTGCTTAACATAAAAAGCTATGAGGCGGCATAATTACTAGAGGATTCAGCTTTCAACACTTTGCAGGGAAGCTAACAACCGGATTTCAAtgctaaaatataaaacttaaatcaaactaaaaaattttcccAAGACATGCATGCAAGAAAAATTCTGCTGTCAAGTAAAGATAGAATTTCTCAGATTTTGTCTAAACTTAAATGGAGATCGAATTTGGAAAAGAAGGTAGCTTCAAAATCATGTCtctagtatataattttttgtatgcATTGTGAAATTCCACATGCTGACTCTTTTACAATGTTGTGATGTGGTTCATTGAATACAAAATTGACAGATAAAGAAAAATTGGTGCTGAGACTAGAGAGTCAATATAGCAGCATTTTTTCTGAACTATGTGAAGCTGAATCGCGGCAAAGCATTGTGCATAGGGGCAAATGAACCTTATGCCTATATCTATGGTGAATGCATAGAGTGTATGGCAACATCTGACAATGCTGTTCGCGCCAGCCTTCCCTCTAAACACCGGGATATCCAAACACTACTCTCTATGCTAAATCATCAACAGGTGAATAACTTTTAACATAAACAAATTTGCCTAGTTTTTGAATCCTTAGTAAATTGTTTATGGTATTTGTATTGCAAGGTTTTCCTGAAATTCTGAAAGGGCTCTCATTGAATCAATACACAACAAGGTACCTCGCACCATGCGAAGAATTTGAAGTGGATCGTTGCATTCTTCCGGATGCAGTATCAGTAGTGTTTCCCTGTGTGCCAGGACCATCTCTATTACTGTTCGTAAGTGGTGGGAATGGCACAATTGGTGCAACAATATCAGAAGAGCAAATGGTTGAAGAAGGAGATGTTCTTTTCATGCCTAAATGCATGGACTTCACCATAACATTAGAATCAGACGAGTTACATTTGTATAGAGCTGGAATTAACAGCAAGTATTTTCAGGCGTAGTGATAATTACGGTTTAGTAGGATGAAGAATAATGAACATAGAATATGGTTACTGGAATAAATAATCCCAGTTATAGGATGAGgcacaaattaaattttgcttttgtttaatTCAGTCTCTGCttgaatagtttttttttttcttagaagagtttaatgaatttatttccTGCAAATAGCTTGTGTGATTTTCTGAAGCAATTATATACAAACAGCACAAAAAACTGATGCGTTATCATTTACTCAAATGTATTTGGAAAAGGTCTTGAAATTTAAGGGCAGATAGAAGGAGATGAAAACTGAGATAAAAGAACTTGATCTTCTCAAAGAAATGGAAAGAATTATTAAAACTCTTACATTTAACCTTGAGTCATCGATTTAACTTTATTGCCAAATTGTCAAAATCTAGACAAAATCAGGGGAATTTAAACATGCAAGATGTCACAGGTTTAAATTCCCCTGAGCTCGCCTACTAGCAACATGATATTCCACAAGTTTTCTTGTATCTAAAGAACAAATATGATGTACTAAATCGATGTAGTGTCAgcaaaaaaatggaaatttcTCATTGAGTTGTTTCTCCGGGAAACAATTCGATAGAATAGCgcataaattaataaacactCCGTAATTAGTCTATCAGAATTCTTTTGTATACAGCTGCATATTAACTGGATTAATACTGATGCCATCATTTATACAAGCTACAGCACACACACACATTCCTTTTGAGCAATATCTACAAATACATCTGTAGACCAGGACACAAGCTGGAATCTTTCTGGTGTTCATGCTTTTAGTGTTTCCTACTTTGGTTTCAGTTTTAGCACAGCACTGCAAAATTAGTACATTTGTGACAATAATTATAGAGATGCATATATGGCAGGCAAAGGGGCAGGACTTGGTAAGAAGTATTTACCTATTGATACAATAGCGCTTTCCAGTGGGAGGTGGGCCATCATCAAATACATGGCCAAGATGAGCATCACAGGCAGCACAGAGAACTTCCTGGCGAGgcataaaaataattgatagaTCTAACTTTGCCTTCACATTGTTTCCTACTGGCTGGTAATATGATGGCCATCCAGTACCACTATCAAATTTGGTTGATGATCTAGAAGAAGCATGCatgttgataataatttttgaaactgtACGATACAGATTTCTCaagaaaaatactaataaaagtAAGAATAGTTACTCAAATAGAGGTGTATCACAACATATGCAATGGTAAGTTCCAGGGGTTTTGGTGTTCCAATATTCCCTGAACATGAAGAAAAAGCATATCAGCTCAAATACACCATTAGATGAATACAAATACTTGAGGAACTATAGAAGAAAATATAGTAAAATCTGATCCATTAACGGTAACTGATTAGTTAACGTCTTGGTTATTCGTATTTGGTGacacaataaaaaatcattgaCTTATCAAATTATCTATTGAGCCttgaaaaagattcaaaaaaaaaagataaaaaagttcCACTATCTGCTTTATGTTAACTAATACATGCAGTAACTCCTGGTACAGCAGTAAAAGCAAGACATGAACACGGATTGACTCATCAAATTCTTACTGAAACAGGACTCGCACAAGGAAAAGCATTTGGTCAACAGTATGATCTTGTCTGGCACTTTGCTCAAAGTTACAATTACAAGTTCTTGCTGAATGCTGAAGAATTTGAGAATGAGTTGGGTCGAAATTAAGTCTATAGTTTGATCCAATCCTAAGCCTAGAcattttacaagtgaaaaacaataaaaaataggCAACTGACCCAAAGTGCTACAGAAAAAAACATTGGCAAATTAGCCTACCTAAAAAACTTACAATATATGGAAGTGATTTATAAGTCAACAACTCCAGTCCCAGAGGATTGAACCACTAGAATCAATAAAGAATTTCAGTATTTCCATGATAATTCCACAGATATACATGACCGATTTCGACATtgtaatttcatatttgttaggattttcaaaatttatatctgAATGGTAATTCATGATCGAGGTAATCCCCGTCGCAATACAAGAGGAAGCCTTGAAAACTCctaaaagaaatgaaacaacTACTTACCCAGTGAAAGAAATacagttcaatttaaaaatgaatcaCAAAATTCAATACCCAGAAAAAGCCCTCTCAGTCCCTTTCTGTCGCGTTATGTAAAACTGCTCCTGCGTGAGCCGCTTTTTTCCATTCATCATCACTTAAAGAAGCGTAATCAACCCTCCCCGCCTCTGCaccaaaaaaaatgataataataaaagccATGCctttactaaataaaataaaattgaccaACTGGATCACTACCGAAAcacaaatttaatagaaaaattaaaacgaaAAAGAATATTGACATAGTTACAGAGAGAGACCTTGAACGTTGTCTGATTTCCGGGAGGAAGAACTAGAAGAAGCACCCATGGCGCGGAGTGAGAAGGAAGCTGTTCTGTGTTGTTTTGGAACAAGACGTTTAGATTTGATGAGGAAAGCGAATTGGGTTTTGGGAGAAATGCAAGTAGTTGTTGTTCTTGTTGGAAAGCTTAAACTATGAGATAAAGCCATTGAGAATTCCTCAGCTTCGATCTGAAGCGGAACTTCTCTTGCCttgtcataaaaattaaaaaagaattgacACGTGGCTAAACGTGGAGAAGGATGGAGGAAGAGGACGTGTATCAGCCACGTACACTACACTCCGCTTGCAGTCATAGATACAACTTAAATCTactttaactattttataattagatattattttattttttaatataataattatctaataaaaaagatttaaaacaGAGATCGAAATCAAATTGCAAGAAACATATTGGAAACCAACTTGTATTTAAGTTTCTTGTTCACCATATGGAACCATATGAAGTGTGATGCCCAATCTATTTCCACGTTCTCTTTAAATTCAGAGTATGATTTCTCAAACTCCAGAAAGTTTATCCTGCTTGATCAGTCTGGACT
Encoded proteins:
- the LOC123201411 gene encoding LOW QUALITY PROTEIN: peptide methionine sulfoxide reductase B1, chloroplastic (The sequence of the model RefSeq protein was modified relative to this genomic sequence to represent the inferred CDS: deleted 1 base in 1 codon), which encodes MALSHSLSFPTRTTTTCISPKTQFAFLIKSKRLVPKQHRTASFSLRAMGASSSSSSRKSDNVQEAGRVDYASLSDDEWKKRLTQEQFYITRQKGTERAFSGEYWNTKTPGTYHCICCDTPLFESSTKFDSGTGWPSYYQPVGNNVKAKLDLSIIFMPRQEVLCAACDAHLGHVFDDGPPPTGKRYCINSAVLKLKPK